The following are from one region of the Gammaproteobacteria bacterium genome:
- a CDS encoding molecular chaperone TorD family protein, whose amino-acid sequence MSSTEATPTRADAAELRFYAACLAEPTAEALPALREAAGWQPWLAEPLAELAATDLEVWQGEHARLFVVPGLAPPFASAYREGILNGAAASAAEAYYADQGFALSEGLPGDYLGSLLECEAWLVEAGQAQEAATFRQTFLADWLGRFAGRLREHARLAFYRRLGERLADAHDVVLSLGKRQVGMETH is encoded by the coding sequence ATGTCATCCACTGAAGCCACGCCCACTCGCGCGGACGCCGCTGAGCTGCGGTTCTACGCGGCCTGCCTGGCCGAACCGACCGCCGAGGCGTTGCCCGCTTTGCGCGAAGCCGCAGGTTGGCAGCCCTGGCTCGCCGAGCCCCTGGCCGAACTGGCGGCCACCGACCTGGAGGTCTGGCAGGGCGAACACGCGCGGCTGTTCGTGGTGCCGGGTCTGGCGCCGCCGTTCGCCTCCGCCTACCGCGAGGGCATTCTCAACGGCGCCGCTGCGAGTGCCGCCGAGGCGTATTACGCGGATCAGGGATTTGCGCTGAGCGAGGGACTGCCCGGTGATTATCTCGGCAGTCTGCTCGAATGCGAGGCCTGGCTGGTCGAGGCCGGACAGGCGCAGGAGGCGGCGACTTTCCGGCAGACCTTCCTCGCCGACTGGCTGGGACGCTTTGCCGGCCGGCTGCGTGAACATGCCCGCCTCGCTTTCTACCGTCGTCTGGGTGAGCGTCTGGCGGATGCACATGACGTCGTGCTGTCGCTCGGGAAGCGGCAGGTCGGGATGGAAACGCATTGA